The following coding sequences are from one Roseburia hominis A2-183 window:
- a CDS encoding L-lactate dehydrogenase: MMNPRKVAVIGCGFVGASIAFALMQKGLFSEMVLIDANHAKAEGEAMDLSHGLPYTASMDIYAGDYKDVADCGLIIITAGANQKPGETRLDLIEKNVGILKSIVPQITATAFEGILMIVANPVDVLTYAAQQISGYPVERVFGSGTVLDTARLKYQVGRHLDVDSRSVHAVIIGEHGDSELPVWSGANVSGIDLNHFCELRGHFNHEASMERLYEEVRDSAYEIIERKGATYYGIAMAVARIAESIVKDEHAVLPVSVELQGEYGLSGLALSIPSVVGKNGIEKVLEIPLNEKEKNALLASADQLKAVIEKLTLN, from the coding sequence ATGATGAATCCAAGAAAAGTTGCAGTAATCGGATGTGGTTTTGTGGGGGCGTCCATCGCGTTTGCCCTCATGCAGAAAGGACTGTTTTCAGAGATGGTGCTCATAGATGCCAATCACGCAAAAGCGGAGGGGGAGGCGATGGATTTAAGCCACGGCCTTCCCTACACGGCGTCGATGGACATCTATGCCGGGGACTATAAGGATGTGGCAGACTGCGGTCTGATCATTATTACCGCGGGAGCGAATCAGAAACCGGGAGAGACGCGTCTGGATCTGATCGAGAAGAATGTCGGAATTTTAAAATCAATCGTTCCGCAGATCACGGCGACGGCGTTCGAGGGAATTTTAATGATAGTTGCCAATCCAGTGGATGTGCTGACCTATGCGGCACAGCAGATATCCGGTTATCCGGTGGAGAGAGTCTTTGGCTCCGGTACGGTTCTGGATACGGCGAGACTCAAATATCAGGTTGGCAGACATCTGGATGTGGACAGCCGCAGCGTTCATGCCGTTATCATCGGTGAGCATGGCGACAGCGAACTTCCGGTATGGAGCGGGGCGAATGTGTCCGGAATCGATCTGAATCATTTCTGCGAACTGCGGGGACATTTCAACCACGAGGCATCCATGGAGCGCCTGTATGAGGAGGTGCGCGACAGCGCCTATGAGATCATAGAGCGCAAGGGTGCGACCTACTACGGCATTGCCATGGCGGTTGCGAGAATTGCAGAGAGCATTGTGAAGGATGAGCATGCCGTGCTTCCGGTGTCGGTGGAACTGCAGGGAGAGTACGGTCTGTCCGGTCTGGCACTCAGCATCCCGTCGGTGGTCGGCAAGAACGGAATCGAGAAGGTGCTTGAGATTCCGCTCAATGAGAAGGAGAAAAATGCACTTCTTGCGTCGGCAGACCAGCTGAAGGCAGTCATTGAAAAATTAACATTAAATTAG
- a CDS encoding hydratase produces MKLYDSGVYLVNGTELVADDAQAAAAIKSRTGREVAKAEAAQGTIAYGILKDHNVSGNMDKLQVKFDKLTSHDITFVGIIQTARASGLEKFPIPYVLTNCHNSLCAVGGTINEDDHMFGLTCAKRYGGIYVPPHQAVIHQFAREMLAAGGKMILGSDSHTRYGALGTMAVGEGGPELVKQLLSKTYDIDMPGVVGVYLTGTPRKGVGPQDIALAIIGEVFDRGYVKNKVMEFVGPGVSNMSVDYRIGVDVMTTETTCLSSIWRTDDAVKEFYEIHGRAGDYKELNPAAVAYYDGMIEINLDEIKPMIAMPFHPSNTYTIEELNANLMDILDDCEKRAEVSFDGAVKLDLKSKVRNGRLYVDQGIIAGCAGGGFENICDAADILKGASIGPDEFTLSVYPASTPIYMELVKNGAVATLMETGAIVKTAFCGPCFGAGDTPANNAFSIRHSTRNFPNREGSKVQKGQVASVALMDARSIAATAANKGYLTAATDVDVDFSKPKYHFDSAIYANRVFDSKGVADPSVEIQFGPNIKDWPAMSALPENMVLKVVSEIHDPVTTTDELIPSGETSSFRSNPLGLAEFALSRKDPQYVGRAKEIQKAQKAVEEGTCPVEAVEELRPVMDAIRAAFPEKTFGEEMKPGTLGFGSTIFAVKPGDGSAREQAASCQKVLGGWANIANEYATKRYRSNLINWGMLPFVIPEGALPFQNLDYLFLPDIRKAVEEKQSEITAYVVKGSELKEFKLGLGAMTDDEREIILKGCLINYYRG; encoded by the coding sequence ATGAAGTTATATGACAGCGGAGTATATCTGGTAAACGGAACGGAACTGGTTGCGGATGACGCGCAGGCAGCTGCCGCAATAAAGAGCAGGACGGGCAGAGAGGTGGCAAAAGCCGAGGCGGCGCAGGGAACGATCGCATACGGCATTTTAAAGGATCACAATGTATCCGGCAATATGGACAAGCTGCAGGTCAAGTTTGATAAGCTGACTTCCCACGACATTACGTTCGTAGGAATCATACAGACAGCACGTGCATCGGGACTGGAGAAGTTCCCGATTCCGTATGTACTGACGAACTGCCACAACAGTCTCTGCGCAGTGGGCGGCACCATCAACGAGGATGACCACATGTTTGGGCTGACCTGTGCAAAGCGCTATGGCGGAATCTATGTGCCGCCTCATCAGGCAGTCATTCACCAGTTTGCCAGAGAGATGCTGGCGGCAGGCGGCAAGATGATCCTCGGATCGGATTCCCACACGAGATACGGAGCGCTCGGTACCATGGCAGTCGGCGAGGGCGGTCCGGAGCTGGTAAAGCAGCTTCTCTCCAAGACATACGATATTGATATGCCGGGCGTAGTCGGCGTTTATCTGACGGGTACACCGCGCAAGGGCGTCGGACCGCAGGATATTGCACTGGCGATCATCGGCGAAGTATTTGACCGCGGTTATGTGAAAAATAAGGTCATGGAGTTCGTCGGACCGGGTGTTTCCAACATGAGTGTGGACTATCGTATCGGTGTGGACGTCATGACAACCGAGACGACCTGCCTTTCCTCTATCTGGAGAACGGACGATGCGGTGAAGGAGTTCTATGAGATTCACGGCAGAGCAGGAGATTACAAGGAACTGAATCCGGCAGCAGTCGCTTACTATGACGGAATGATCGAAATCAATCTGGATGAGATCAAACCGATGATTGCGATGCCGTTCCACCCGAGCAACACCTACACGATCGAGGAGCTGAACGCAAACCTGATGGATATTCTGGATGACTGCGAGAAGCGGGCAGAGGTAAGCTTTGACGGTGCGGTCAAGCTCGACTTAAAGAGCAAGGTCAGAAACGGCAGACTGTATGTGGATCAGGGTATTATCGCAGGCTGCGCGGGCGGCGGTTTTGAGAATATCTGTGATGCGGCGGACATCTTAAAGGGTGCGTCGATCGGACCGGATGAGTTTACGCTCAGCGTTTATCCGGCAAGTACGCCGATTTATATGGAACTGGTGAAAAATGGAGCCGTTGCCACGTTGATGGAGACGGGTGCGATTGTGAAGACGGCATTCTGCGGACCGTGCTTTGGCGCAGGAGACACGCCGGCGAACAATGCATTTTCCATCCGCCACTCCACGAGAAACTTCCCGAACCGCGAGGGTTCCAAGGTGCAGAAGGGACAGGTTGCTTCCGTGGCGCTTATGGACGCGCGTTCCATCGCTGCGACGGCGGCAAACAAGGGATATTTGACGGCAGCTACGGACGTGGATGTAGATTTTTCCAAGCCGAAGTATCATTTTGACAGTGCGATCTATGCAAACCGTGTCTTCGACAGCAAGGGCGTGGCAGATCCGTCCGTGGAGATCCAGTTCGGACCGAACATCAAGGACTGGCCGGCGATGAGTGCGCTTCCGGAGAATATGGTATTAAAAGTAGTATCGGAGATTCATGATCCGGTAACGACGACAGATGAGCTGATTCCTTCCGGCGAGACCTCTTCTTTCCGCTCGAACCCGCTCGGATTGGCAGAGTTTGCACTCTCCAGAAAAGACCCGCAGTACGTGGGACGTGCAAAGGAGATCCAGAAGGCACAGAAAGCAGTCGAGGAGGGCACATGTCCGGTTGAGGCAGTCGAAGAACTGCGCCCGGTAATGGATGCGATCCGTGCGGCATTTCCGGAGAAAACGTTTGGCGAAGAGATGAAGCCGGGAACACTTGGCTTCGGAAGTACGATTTTCGCGGTGAAGCCGGGCGACGGTTCTGCGCGTGAGCAGGCAGCGTCCTGTCAGAAGGTGCTTGGCGGCTGGGCAAACATCGCCAATGAGTACGCGACAAAGCGTTACCGCTCGAACCTTATCAACTGGGGTATGCTTCCGTTTGTCATTCCGGAGGGAGCGCTTCCGTTCCAGAATCTGGATTATCTGTTTTTGCCGGACATCCGCAAGGCAGTGGAAGAAAAGCAGAGCGAGATTACCGCATACGTGGTGAAGGGTTCTGAGTTAAAGGAATTTAAGCTGGGACTGGGTGCGATGACGGACGACGAGAGAGAGATTATCTTAAAAGGTTGTCTGATCAATTATTATCGCGGATAA
- a CDS encoding AI-2E family transporter, with product MDSERRQTDNTSGDRNGGWNLKQYVVIALVVFITFCCCILFFFMIYRYNGFADFWKKLTTILQPIIMGLVLAYLLNPVMKFLERHLMKLLEPRMKSKTKAKKMSRGVAIAGAWVFLGGIVVLLIAAIVPSIIQSIQGIATGLPSEVKNIMDWSDEFFKGDSEIVGVINDVLQKASDAVQKFLENDLLAQVQVYLTSIASGVIYTLKFLLNLVVGIIVSIYVLASQETFAGQAKKIIYAMFKPVRANVIVETVRKSNEIFGGFISGKLLDSAIIGILAYVVLTIMRMPDTILLAVIIGVTNIIPFFGPFIGAIPSFLIVVLQNPLQGVYFLIFIFILQQIDGNIIGPKILGDSTGLSSFWVVFAILVFGGLWGFPGMLLGVPLMAVIYYVAQKLVSYFLRKRGLVDDTGSYIHLMRIDKRTNELVYEEKTEKGTEEKIEESPEK from the coding sequence ATGGACAGTGAGAGACGACAGACAGACAATACTTCCGGCGACAGAAATGGCGGATGGAATTTAAAGCAATATGTAGTAATCGCGTTGGTAGTGTTTATTACGTTTTGCTGCTGTATACTGTTTTTCTTTATGATATATCGTTACAACGGGTTTGCGGATTTCTGGAAAAAGCTGACCACAATTCTTCAGCCTATTATTATGGGGCTGGTGCTTGCATATCTGCTCAATCCGGTAATGAAGTTTCTGGAACGTCATCTGATGAAGCTGTTGGAACCGCGGATGAAGAGCAAAACAAAAGCAAAAAAAATGTCGCGCGGCGTTGCGATCGCGGGGGCGTGGGTGTTCTTAGGGGGAATCGTTGTACTGCTTATCGCGGCGATTGTTCCTTCTATCATACAGAGTATACAGGGGATCGCCACGGGGCTTCCGAGCGAGGTCAAGAACATCATGGACTGGTCGGATGAATTCTTCAAGGGAGATTCGGAGATTGTAGGTGTTATAAACGATGTGCTGCAAAAAGCAAGCGATGCCGTACAGAAGTTTCTTGAAAATGATCTGCTGGCGCAGGTTCAGGTTTATCTGACGTCGATCGCAAGCGGTGTGATCTATACTTTAAAGTTTCTGCTGAATCTGGTGGTCGGCATCATTGTGTCCATTTATGTGCTGGCGAGCCAGGAGACGTTTGCAGGACAGGCGAAGAAAATCATTTACGCCATGTTCAAGCCGGTACGTGCGAACGTGATCGTTGAGACGGTGCGCAAGAGCAACGAAATCTTTGGCGGATTTATTTCCGGAAAACTTCTGGATTCAGCGATTATCGGTATTCTTGCCTATGTGGTGCTCACTATTATGAGAATGCCGGATACGATCCTGCTTGCAGTGATCATCGGCGTGACCAACATTATTCCGTTTTTCGGACCGTTTATCGGAGCAATTCCGTCATTCCTTATCGTTGTATTGCAGAATCCGCTGCAGGGAGTGTACTTTCTCATTTTCATCTTTATTCTCCAGCAGATCGACGGCAATATTATCGGACCGAAGATCCTCGGCGATTCTACTGGGCTTAGTTCCTTCTGGGTGGTATTTGCCATTCTGGTATTTGGCGGGCTGTGGGGATTCCCGGGCATGCTGCTCGGTGTGCCGCTCATGGCAGTAATCTACTATGTGGCACAGAAGCTGGTATCTTATTTTCTGCGAAAGCGGGGTCTGGTGGACGATACGGGAAGCTACATTCATCTGATGCGCATTGACAAGAGGACAAACGAGCTTGTCTATGAGGAAAAAACGGAGAAAGGCACCGAGGAAAAAATCGAAGAATCACCTGAAAAATAA
- a CDS encoding HAD family hydrolase, translating into MVKAVIFDMDGVLIDTEKWLNKYWRQAAAEAGYDMTVEDGLAIRSLAAKYAAPFLQERFGADFPYWTIRERRKELMKAHIAANGIDKKPGVDELLDYLRAHRIKTAVATATDPARTKDYLTRIGIYDKFDRIVCATMVENGKPKPDIYLYACEQIGEAPADCIAVEDSPNGVRSATDAGIRTVMVPDLAEPDADTAKRIAAKAGTLFDIILMFEDGDLS; encoded by the coding sequence ATGGTAAAAGCAGTGATCTTTGATATGGACGGGGTACTCATTGACACGGAAAAATGGCTGAACAAATACTGGCGCCAGGCGGCAGCGGAGGCGGGGTATGATATGACGGTGGAGGATGGTCTTGCGATCCGGAGTCTCGCGGCAAAGTATGCGGCGCCGTTTCTGCAGGAGCGGTTTGGAGCGGATTTCCCGTACTGGACGATCCGCGAGCGGCGCAAGGAACTGATGAAGGCGCACATCGCGGCGAACGGGATCGATAAAAAGCCGGGTGTGGATGAACTTCTGGACTATCTGCGGGCGCATCGGATTAAGACGGCGGTGGCAACTGCCACAGATCCGGCGCGCACAAAGGATTATCTCACCAGAATCGGCATCTACGACAAGTTTGACCGTATAGTGTGCGCAACGATGGTGGAGAACGGCAAGCCCAAGCCGGATATTTATCTCTATGCCTGTGAGCAGATCGGGGAAGCGCCTGCGGACTGTATTGCGGTCGAAGATTCCCCCAACGGCGTGCGCTCCGCAACGGATGCGGGAATCCGGACGGTCATGGTGCCGGATCTGGCGGAACCGGATGCGGACACGGCAAAACGCATCGCGGCAAAAGCGGGTACACTCTTTGATATCATACTGATGTTTGAAGACGGCGATTTGTCATGA